The DNA sequence CACGATGTAGATCCGGTCCCGCGACTGCGGCGCCCCAGCACCGAACACCTGCGCGTGCATCGAATTCAGGTAGACGATTCGATGCAGGTAGCCAATGGACTCCATGGCAGCCAGCCACGCCCGGAACGGCGGCCACTGCGCCACGTCCACCACGTTCTCGACGATCACCGCCTCGTAGTGGTGATACTCCGAGAACCGCACGACGTCCCACATGGTGGCGCGTGAGCGCTCGGCCGCCTCGTCCGGCAGGATCTCGCCGAACAGATCCGGCTGCGCGTCGGCCCGCTTCTTACCCTGCGCGATCGAGTGTTTCGTGCACGACGGTGAGAACCACCCCAGATTGGTGCGCGGGAATACGCGCGGATCGACCTGGGACAGGTCCGCGCAACGGTGGTCGGTGTCGGGGTGATTCTCGGCGTGGGTGTCGATCGCCAGCTGCCAGTGGTTGGCCGCCACCACCACCTCGACGTCCGGGATCTGCATCGCACCAGTGGAGCTGCCGCCGGCGCCGCAAAACATATCCGTGAGAGTCAGCATGACGTCCTCTCGAGTGCGCTGGCCGGACAGCGTTGTTCGTGGACGACGCGGTTGCGGTTGTACGGCCGGCAGTGCTGTCCGGGTACGGCCGCGCACTGCGGGCAGCGTTTGGTTAGGGCCGCGACGGTCTGCGGTGCGTTGAGGTCGCCGCACCAGGCCGGCGCGCTCACTGCTGCTGCTCCTGCTCGATGGCGGTCACGATTTCGCGGGTGATACCGACGTTGGAGAACGGCCGCGTGGGGTGGTGTCGGTTGAGGATCTCGTAGATCCTGGCGCCGATACCATCCCGATCCGACAGCGTCTCGGCAAACTTGCGCATGGGTGCGGTCCAGAGTCCGACGTCGGGCAGCGGATCGGTCATGCCACGACCGCACTCCCGCGCGCGAACGCGGTCGGGCTCAGCCACGCTCACGATCCCGTCTCCGAATCTCTTAGGTCGACCGGCTTGCGCCAGCCGCGGGAGATGAGTTCCTCGCCGAGGACTTGCAGATCGCCGCCGCAACTGTCGGCGATCTGCAGGCAGTCGCGGAGAATCTCCGTCACTTGGGCTGCGTGCAGCGTGGCCGCGGCTTCGTTTTCCGCTACTTCTCTGGCTTTGCGTCGAACAGTGGCGATGTCGAACACCCACCGCTTACCGCCGAGGCGCTGTTCCTCGAGTTCCTCGAGGGCATCGGCGGCGTTCAGCAGCCGCGAGGACAGTGGCAGCTCCGTCATTTCCGTCACTGTTCGACTCCCTCGTTGCGGATGAGTGCGGCGTTGAGTACCCCGTTGGCTTCGTCGGCGAGGCGCCCGGTTTTCTCCCAGGCGGCGAGACGCGCGCCGACCTTGACCATCTGCTCGTCGGTGAGGTTGTCGAATCCGTGCTCGCCGCACGGCTCGAATGACTCACCGAGTAGCGCGGTGATCAGCACCAGTTCTTCGGCCCGGTCCTGGCACTCAGTGCCGGTGATCAGCTGGGCGAGGCGCACCTCGGCGTCGGCGCGTCGGGAGTCGACGACGCTCGGCGCAGGTGCTGCTGATGTGTCGTCGCCGGCGACGGCGTCGCGGAGACCACCCAGGCCGCGGCCGCCCTTGCGGGGCTCGGAGCGTACGGGCTCGGAGTCGATGATCGTCGCCGGCTGCGCGGCGTCCTCGAGGACGACGCCCGAGAAATCGGCCGGGTAGGCTTTGCGCCATGCTTGGGCCTCGGCGCACTTGGCGAGCTGGTTGGCCGGCATTTTCTTCCACATCGACGTCAGCTCGCCGCTGCCCTTGTACTGGGCGTATTCGTTGAAGTTGCAGACGGCGGTGTGGCGTTGCCCGTTGACCCAGATCGTGTATTTGCAGGCCGCGGGCTGGCCGGCGCTCTCGGGCCAGTAGTCGGTCCAGGCGTCGAAGTCGCTGCCGGGTTTTCCGCGCCACAGGGGTTCGTCGTGTGAGGTCTGGTCGCCTTGTGCGCGGCTGGCGCGTACGCCGATGAGTCGGTAGCCGTCGATGCCGGTTTGGATGGTGAACTTCATCATCCGCTGGGTTTCGACGCGACTGTTGCCGTTGTCGAGCTGTACGCGGACCTTGACGTCGGTTTCGCGGCCGATCATGTAGATCTGGCGGGCGAACGGGTCGAGGCCGGTGCGTTTGCAGATGTGGAAAAACAGGTCGAGGTCGGCCGGTTCGGCGTCCTCGACACCGATCTGCCGGAGCATCGCGATCTCGTGCGGCGTGAACTCCGACCGGCCGGCGAACATCACGGGCGCCGCGGAGGTGGCCCGGTTAGCCATTACGCCGCCGCGAGTCGAGAGCGGGCTACTGTCGGGCTCTTGAATGATCACGCCGGGTGCGATCGTGAGATCTTCGGGTGTTACCTGCGGGGCTTGTGATTCCATGTTTGCTTTGTCCTCCTTGTTGTTTCACCAGGCGCCGCGGTTGGCGTCGTGCAGGGCTTCGTGGTTTTTGGCTTCGATGCGCAGGGCTACGGCGCCACGGGCGGCTGGTGTGCGTTTGGCGACGGTGATGCCGCCGCATTCGGCGATCTGGGCGTTGCCCATCGCGTCGAGCAATTGCGTCTTGAAGCCGCGCAGGCTCTTGTCAGCGTGCGTCTGTTCGCGATGCCAGTCGAGTACCTGGCAGGCAAGCACTGGTGGTATCTCGGCGATTTCGCCGTCGTTGATGTCCGGGTGCAGTTGTCGGACGGCCTCGTAGGTGGCGACACTGTCGTCGAGCGCAGGCGGCGTATCCGACTGCAGGGACTGGTAGAACCGGTTGCAGCGGTTGACGATCGCCTCGGCGATCTCGACGTCGAACGGGATCTCATACAGGTGATCGTTGAAATACGGCCCCATGACCAGCAGGTGCGCCGGATGCCGGATGAATCCCGTGACGATCATCTGAAATGTGACCTGCGCGGCGTAGTCGGCCGGCGCCTGGTCGGTGAACTCGTCGCCCCAGTCCTCCATACGGCGCGCGGTTTTGAACTCCACCACCCGGCGCAGACTGCCGCGAACAGCGCGCCGGTCGAGGGTCGCCACGTTCGGGAACGGCAACGCCGCGCTGCTGACCTGCACCTCACCGGGCGACAGCAGCCAGCCGGGATTCTTACGCCGCCAGATCGCGGCGAGCGCCGGCTCGAAATCGTGACCGACCGCGAAGATGTCCTTGGGCGGCTCGGGCGGCAGGTTGCCCTTCATGCGATGCCACAGCCGGAACGGTGACTCGAACCGCGAGACGCCGAGGATGGCCGCGACCTTGCTGGGCGTGATGAGCTGCAGCCATTCCGGGCTGCCGGGCTCGATGTTCACAGTGGTGTCCCTTCGGATTCTCCGCAGCGCCAGCAGATTCGGTCGTCGTCACCAGGCGCGTACGAGTGGGTGCCGTCGAGGCAGCTGAGCGGCTGCGGCGCGGCGTCGGGCGGGTCGGAGTAATGCGTCATCGGCCGCACCGTCTGAGGGCCCGGTGCGCGTTGTATACGACGAGCAGTGCG is a window from the Mycobacterium sp. SVM_VP21 genome containing:
- a CDS encoding recombinase RecT translates to MESQAPQVTPEDLTIAPGVIIQEPDSSPLSTRGGVMANRATSAAPVMFAGRSEFTPHEIAMLRQIGVEDAEPADLDLFFHICKRTGLDPFARQIYMIGRETDVKVRVQLDNGNSRVETQRMMKFTIQTGIDGYRLIGVRASRAQGDQTSHDEPLWRGKPGSDFDAWTDYWPESAGQPAACKYTIWVNGQRHTAVCNFNEYAQYKGSGELTSMWKKMPANQLAKCAEAQAWRKAYPADFSGVVLEDAAQPATIIDSEPVRSEPRKGGRGLGGLRDAVAGDDTSAAPAPSVVDSRRADAEVRLAQLITGTECQDRAEELVLITALLGESFEPCGEHGFDNLTDEQMVKVGARLAAWEKTGRLADEANGVLNAALIRNEGVEQ
- a CDS encoding YqaJ viral recombinase family protein, with the protein product MNIEPGSPEWLQLITPSKVAAILGVSRFESPFRLWHRMKGNLPPEPPKDIFAVGHDFEPALAAIWRRKNPGWLLSPGEVQVSSAALPFPNVATLDRRAVRGSLRRVVEFKTARRMEDWGDEFTDQAPADYAAQVTFQMIVTGFIRHPAHLLVMGPYFNDHLYEIPFDVEIAEAIVNRCNRFYQSLQSDTPPALDDSVATYEAVRQLHPDINDGEIAEIPPVLACQVLDWHREQTHADKSLRGFKTQLLDAMGNAQIAECGGITVAKRTPAARGAVALRIEAKNHEALHDANRGAW